Genomic window (Bacteroidales bacterium):
GTAATCAGCTTGTGCAGCTTTAGTAATTGTTTCTCTGTAAGGAATTTTAGGAGCAAGAAATTCTGTTTCAATTTTGTAAATTGTATCTAAATGCCACTTTAAAGTATTTAAATGATGGTCTCCTTGTCCGTGAATTATTAACTGCTTTAATTCTTTTGAATATTCCAGTATATAAGTAGGATCTTCATCGTGTAATCTGTGAAGATATTCGCCTAATTTTTCTTCATCCGATTCACTCAGGGCTTTTATTGCTTTTCTGTATTTAGGGTTAGGATATTTAATTCCTTCAAACTTATAATCTGTTCCTTTTTCACTTAAAGTATCATCATTCGATGTTGTTTTAAGTTTAACGGTTGCTCCTAAATCTCCTGCAACAATTTTCGTTAAGTTTTCTTTACCTTTACCGTTAACGGCAAATATTTGAGAAATGCGTTCTTTGTTATTATTTGATTCATTAATTAAATCATCACTTTCATTTATTTCTCCGGACATAACTTTGAAATAAATAACTTCGCCGAGATGTTCTTCTACACTTGTTTTGTAAACAAATACAGATTTAGGACCGGAAGCGTCAAATTTAACTTCTTTTCCGTCTGTTGTAACAGGAGCCGGCATATCCTTTGGTGAAGGTAAAGCATTTTTAATGAAATCCATTAAACGTCTTGTTCCCATATTATTTTTTGCTGCTGTACATAAAACAGGGAATAAGCCTCTGTTAAGAATACCTTTTAGTATTCCTGATCTCATCTCATCTTCTGTTAATGTATCATTTTCGAAGAATATTTCCATTAAAGAATCATCATTTTCTGCCGCTGCTTCAATAAGTTCCATTCTTAACTCATCTGCTTTTTCTTTTTCCGAATCAGGAATATCAAGCACTTCAGGGTTACTGCCTTCTGTTGACCATTTATACATTTTCATTGTAATAAGGTCAATTATTGAATTAAACCCAACCCCCGGATTTACGGGATATTGTACTATTGTTACTCCGTTTGACAATTGTTCTTTTGCTTGCTCAACAGTCTTTTCAAAATTTGTTTTATCGTGATCTAAGTGGTTTGCAATTATTACGACAGGTTTATTAAATTTTTCCGTAAGCCTCCAATGTATTTCTGCTCCCACTTCAACACCGTTCTGGGAATTTAAAATGATTAAAGTTGTATCTGCAACAGCAATAGATGATACGGCACCACCAATAAAATCTAATGCACCCGGAGCATCAAGAATATTTATTTTAATTCCGTCCCACTCAGCATGAAGAACAGAAGAATACACAGAGCCTGATTGTTCATGTTCAACAGGTCTGTAATCTGATATTGTAGTATTTGTATCAATTGTACCTCTTCTATTTATTTTTCCGCCTTCAAGTGCAAAGTTCTCGGCTAAAGTTGTTTTTCCGCTTCCCGCATTTCCTGCAAGAGCAATATTTCTAATTTCTCCTGTGTTATAAACTTTCATTGGATCTTATGTTAATAGTAAATAAATTGTTTAATTGCAAAAAATTGCACGCAAAAATATAAAAATTATAGAAGTTTCCAATACTTGTATTTTATTTCTTTACAGTTTTTTTGTATTTAATTACCGTACACTTATTCTTTTAGATATTATATATAAAAGTCAAGAATATAAACAAATAATTGCTATTACCGTTAATACGTGATTTTTGTTATATATGTGCAGTATTTTAAATAATCACATATACGTTTTCTTGCATATTTTCAGAATATTAATATATTTGCCTGTTGTAAAACACAAAAACTTTTAATATGCAAAGATTTTTTACCTCCACAGCTGTTATAACTTTATTTCTTTTCAGTTTTTTCAATGTAAACTCTCAAACTAAAAATGACCCGTTTTCAGAATTAGATAAGACTAAAATATCAACAGGATTACTATACAACAAAGTGAAGATTCCGGTTTCACAAATAAAAAATTATAACGGTACTTCAAAAATACAAATACTTAATCCTGTAAAATGGAGAGATATTTATTCTGAGCTTTATTACTCATCATTAATTAAAAATATAAGGGACTACCAATCTGTAAAACAGGAAACTAAATCGAAAATAAGACAAAATATATTTCCTGTAGGTATAATAAATTATTCATACAATGAATTTAAAGAAAATGCCGTTAAATCAGGTTTGGTTACAATTAAAAACAATAAATATTTTGCCGAAAAAGGTAACATTTACGATACACATCATGTTTTTGCAACATCTGTAATTATTTCTAAACAATATACAGGATTAACGCCTGTTTTTGATTTTTCAAAAGAATATTATTATTCAAACTCAGAAAATAAAATAACATATCTCGATATTGATTTTGATAACGGCAATTCTTTCAGGAAAGTTTATTTAAACGAAAAAGTAAAAATTAAATATACTGAAGAAGGAGATAAAATAATACATATAAAGGCAAATTTTGAGAACGGCACTTCTTATGTTTCAAAATTTAAAATAAAAATAAGTTCTCCTAAAATGCCCGCTCCGAGCGAAACATGGTCAAACTACACAGCAAATGAGTCCTATCTCGGAGTA
Coding sequences:
- a CDS encoding elongation factor G, with protein sequence MKVYNTGEIRNIALAGNAGSGKTTLAENFALEGGKINRRGTIDTNTTISDYRPVEHEQSGSVYSSVLHAEWDGIKINILDAPGALDFIGGAVSSIAVADTTLIILNSQNGVEVGAEIHWRLTEKFNKPVVIIANHLDHDKTNFEKTVEQAKEQLSNGVTIVQYPVNPGVGFNSIIDLITMKMYKWSTEGSNPEVLDIPDSEKEKADELRMELIEAAAENDDSLMEIFFENDTLTEDEMRSGILKGILNRGLFPVLCTAAKNNMGTRRLMDFIKNALPSPKDMPAPVTTDGKEVKFDASGPKSVFVYKTSVEEHLGEVIYFKVMSGEINESDDLINESNNNKERISQIFAVNGKGKENLTKIVAGDLGATVKLKTTSNDDTLSEKGTDYKFEGIKYPNPKYRKAIKALSESDEEKLGEYLHRLHDEDPTYILEYSKELKQLIIHGQGDHHLNTLKWHLDTIYKIETEFLAPKIPYRETITKAAQADYRHKKQSGGSGQFGEVHMIIEPFEEGKVKPSSFKIAGKEYTVTVRDEDTIDLKWGGKLVFYNCIVGGVIEKNYMPAIIKGLMDKLENGPLTGSYARDIRVSVYDGKMHDVDSNEISFKIAGAKAFSEAFKNAGPKILEPIYNLDVMVPSENMGDVMSDLQGRRAIIQGMSSAKGFEVIKAKVPLAEISKYATALSSISGGRATFEMEFAGYEPVPGDIQNDLIKAYADEQGDED